The DNA sequence TGCAGAATGAATCTCATGCTATATATACTTATTCTACATCCTATATTCTACATATAGGCATACTATTATGTATGTTACTAAAAAACAGTAATTTCTAATATATTCTCTAATAGttcaatgaatataaaaatataaaaagaatattttagaTGAAAAAAGAGATGTAAAACGTGAAAATGTCTGGATGCATGAGGTCTGTTCTCAGGCGAACGCGACAGCGCCCCCACCTGGCTGCAGCCTGCTTCTCAAAAAAAGACCCGCAGGATGAAGCTGCCCTTCTTGTTGGGCTCGAAGGTGGAGGGGACGATGGCGTACTCGCCCAGCGGGAGCTTGAAGCGGTCGCACACCTCGCGCTTTTTGGTGAAGGTGGAGATATTGGCAACAGCGCGTTGCCGCAGCAACACGTCCGGCCCAAGGAGCACATTAGAGCGGCCCTTAtactgcagggggggggagggggggaagcaTGTTATCTGACCTCTGATAATGTGCACTAGCATATTATTGTATGATGTAACTTCCTTTGTGCGTCTTGCCTGAGGGGAAGTACGGCCGCACTGACATTACCTCATCAGGAAtctggaaaataaaaccagaacaACATGGTGTCAGTCCTCGTATATAACCTGCTTCTGACATGCTCTACCACACCCAAGACTGTACCACACCTGGGACTGCACCTGAGATTGTACCACATCTGAGACTGTACCACACCTTCACCactattcagaacaaaattattcatataaatatatatattatttcatattaaagtttttgtaatattttctctTTAGAAAATCTTAGGGATCTTGTGAAATTATAGCAGCAAGTATCTATGATAAAACTGTACTACTCCGGATGGTTATCTGCTGCTACTTTTCtcagagcagtggagatgagtTTGCCCTACAGTTTCTATTTCACGACACTCTCAGAGAGACATCACCACCGTATGAGTGTGGGGTTTTTTGGGGTCCCGTACTTTGTATATGGCGAAGCCGATGCTGTTGAAGTCCCTGCGCTCTTTGCGACAGTCCTTCTGCATGAGCCCCACCAGGAAGCTGCAGCTGTTCTTCCCGTCGTGGGGGTCCTTGTCCACGGCGTCCAGTCGAATCCTGAACTGCGGGTTCGTGCAGAAGGTGTCTGGAAGGGGAGGAGTAAGCAAAAAAAAGCCTtcagctataataataataattattattattatttttatttaactttattaaTACAGAACATTTCCAGCAGTGCCCAGTGCCAGGTTCTTGATGACAACAATATAAACAatgcaaaagaaattaaaatgatgacACACCCCTAGTTTGGGACCCCCTGCTGTAAGCGCCCTATTGGCTCGTATCCGGGTTGTTAGGGACCACAGCTGTAAGCGCCCTATTGGCTCGTATCCTGGTTGTTAGGGACCACAGCTGTAAGCGCCCTATTGGCTCGTACCCGGGTTGTTAGGGACCACAGCTGTAAGCGCCCTATTGGCTCGTACCCTGGTAGTTCCTGCAGCCCCCCGCGGTGGAGCCCACCCTCCAGGTCCCCTCGAACTGGCAGTGATTCCAGCGACCGACCTGGGTACTGGTGAGTGTGTCTGGCGTGAGATTACAGATCTCCAGTTTAGAGTACTGCTTGACGAAGTCTGAGTATGCCAtcctgagaggagagagagaagagcttacatacacacacacacacatctgcacacctgtaaacacacacctgaacagacacacaaacacacacacacacctgcacacacatacacaccacacacaaacacacagcccatGCACTCTCACCAGAACTCTCCGTCCTTTGCTGAATTTTTCAGCTTCTCTTTCTCATCTTGGCGAACGCCGCCCCATTCTTCGGAGCTGACCAAAGGAAAGCATGTGTCAGCATCCCctttcaccatggcaaccaggagCACACTGTGGTAACTGGGTATTAGGTGTGATTTGGGGGTTCACTATGGTAGTAGGTTATTAGCTGTGATTTGGGGGTTCACTGTGTTAATAGGTTATTAGCTGTGATTTGGGGGTTCACTCACTCATCACTCCAGGGTCCATTCCACTCCACCTCACCCCAGGGGTTCCTGATCCTCACCAGCTGCACTGGGGTCCCACGCAAGTGCACCTGGGGGGGAGATCCAACAGCTCACCTGCCTGCTTTCACCTCCTGCCCCCATTCCCTCCTGCCTGGCCCAATCTCACCTGTCTCGCCCACTTTTACCTTCTGACCAGTCTAATCTTagcagagaggggagagcaaGAGTACAGGTACAAAGGgagagcaggtgaacaggtgcaGAGGGagtgcaggtgaacaggtgcaGAGGGAGTGCAGGTGAACAGgtacagggagagagcaggtgaacaggtgcaGAGTgagagcaggtgaacaggtacagggagagagcaggtgaacaggtacaGGGAGAGAGCAAATACAAAGGGagagcaggtgagcaggtgcAGAGGgacagcaggtgaacaggtcCAGATAaacagcaggtgaacaggtacagggggagagcaggtgaacaggtCCAGATgaacagcaggtgaacaggtcCAGATgaacagcaggtgaacaggtacagggggagagcaggtgaacaggtacaGGGGgacagcaggtgaacaggtcCAGATgaacagcaggtgaacaggtacagggggagagcaggtgaacaggtCCAGATgaacagcaggtgaacaggtcCAGATgaacagcaggtgaacaggtacagggggagagcaggtgaacaggtacaGGGGgacagcaggtgaacaggtcCAGATgaacagcaggtgaacaggtacagggggagagcaggtgaacaggtCCAGATgaacagcaggtgaacaggtcCAGATgaacagcaggtgaacaggtacgggggagagcaggtgaacaggtacagggggagagcaggtgaacaggtgtacctCTTCAGCTGTAATGAGAGAGTAGACGTGGTCCTCCACCAGCTTATGCTGAGTTCTGGCCTCTGTCTTGTCCGCACTGGTTTTctacacaaaaaacaaatcaatttctttatttaaacaaaatcttaACAAGCAGAGACGTTTTGGCTGTCAgcgaaaaacattattttacatcatCGCCCAGTTAAACATATACTGTTTTACCCACGTATGGGCTGCTGCTCCATGTAGATTACATTTTCCTAACACcgccaaaaaaaaccctcccaAAGCAAAGTGTGACAAATAccttgtgtttgcatgtttaaaaaaccaCAGGAGGGTGTGGATTGGGGCTCTGTTTGAGTGATACCGATTTATAAACAAAGGGAAATCCTGATATAATAAGAGCTAAGGTTTGCTCCTAAaaaagtggttaaaaaaaactatgccaAGAATAACACatcagcaaaatattttccaatagcaaaaaagggaaaaaaaatagtcCCTTAATCAGCGAACCATCAAGTTTAGACTTTAAGAGCAAAACCACCCATTCTTTCAGTAGATGAGATGTCAAAGTTATATAAAATGTCTAAGCTATGTGACATCTAAGCTATGCACAACAgatatatatttactgtatatataatatatatatatatatatatataaacatatacacacagaataTGCATAACAGAATTTAGCAAATATAGCTGGTGATAAAACGGGGGATTGATTCTTCTGTCTGGGAGAAACAGCATTACAGAGCATTAGTGAAACATGAGAGTTTCAAGAGTGAAATGCAATCAGCATGAGCTGAAATGACCCATGACTGTGATATACATCTACACACATGGCAGTTTTAAAGATATAATCCCTCTGACTCACAGTGATGGTACAGCCCAGCAGGGACCCCCGGTGAAGGGCTTTCTGGATGATTTTGAAGAGGAACGGGGGTGCTGTGTCCAGCATGTAAACCTCTGAAATGCCCCCGGTGAGGTCTTCGAAGCCCTCTGTGTAGGACCCCCCCGACAAGGCCTCATAGGAGCCATTCACCCTGTGGCCAGAGAGGGGAGGACAAAGTACATTAGACTAGGATACAGTAGTCTCAAAGTAGCGTAGTATCTAAACCAACGGATAATTTTTGCAGCACCTCACATAAAACTGACATGGGCAATATCATAGAATTGACCTACATATAGGAATTAagtaatacatttaaacacaaatgtacatttcacGGTAGCATTTTTAGGATGCAGTTAGGCTCACTACATTCACCAGAGCCGCCAcaatttaaatcaataaaaatatgaaactacTTTCAAAAGAGAGTTGTTtgccttacagcacattaaagaaaatgaaagcgtCAGTTGGTTTGACAGATTAAAAAGCCCTGAGATGTGAAAACAGGACGTTGATTCTTTATGGGACAcataactatttttttttaatgtggtctTAAGAGGACAAATCATCCTTCAATAGAAGCATCCAGATAAAAATGAGCAGCTAGCCAGAATGCAGGGATTCTGATAGGGCTAGGATGGCAGGCAGCGCACACAGGGGCCCCTGGGGCCTCGTCTGGGAAATCCCGGCGCTACCTACTTAGCATAGGCCTTCTCCAGCAGGGCGCTCCAGAACTCCAAGCGCTCGGCCGACTGAACAAACAGCAGCTTTCCGTCTCTGGTGGGTAGCATGTCGTCGATCACCACGTCCACCCACTTGCCAAACTGCCAGAACTGAGGGACAGGAAAACATAGGCTCGCTAAGTCATAGCGCCAGTTAGCCAGGTGATCTTCACCCTGTAGCAGAACTTCTCAGCCCACCACAGATGCTGAATTGCACTCCACTTCAGGGAAATGCCAGTAAAAAGAGTTTCAACACAAGCTAAAGGGAGGTTATTTCACAGTCTGCATACAGGCACCCTCAATCCTGGTCCCGTAGAGCTACAggattctgctgtttttttgttcaccTTAAATTCCACACCCAGTTCAGCCCCAAGGAACCAGGTGAGTTTGAGTTACCAGTGTAATCAGCTGCTATAATCAATCGACTACTGGGTGACTCTGAAAAGCAGCAGATCCCGTGTCcatccaggaccagggctgagaaCCATGGGtgcaaaataagacaaaaaaacagcacagatgTGTTATATAAGGATCTGGAAGCCATTTCCTGTTCAGACGACCTTTTACCTGGAAGTGAAAGATCCCAGCATAGTTCTCCTGAAAGCTCTGCCCAGAAGGGACCACACGGGCCAGGATGTCTTGATTCAGGGTCAGGGAGGCAATGGCAGCCAGTAGCCAGCAGTCTCCTGTTTCGGCACCCAGCAgaaaattgattaaaatgtggatttacattcatttttaaaattagcatttagcattaaCTGTTTCATATCTGAGATTACAATGCTATTATCCAgcctgtgaattttttttactaGATGCAATATTAATGGTACAATGATATCTAAGTACAATGCTAATACTAACACTAATACTGACATACATGAATAATGACAACTGTTGCATTTGTATCATGCTGTCCCTGGCTTCAAGGACACTTTACTCAACTGATATGGCAGCCAttagctcagtttttttttttatgtaccaCTTAAATTTTTTATCTTCTCTTGCTATTCGCCCTTCCCCTTAACAACACCATTAGGAAAATCTATTTATAAATTATCTGTCACGAGAGAGAGAATATCAGAATTATCGaagctgtgtgtgctctctTGAGCGGCTATCCCGTTTGAGTCAAGGCAGTTTTCGGCTTACCCAACTCTCCTTGGCAGATGTCTGTTCTTCGCGCTTCATTGACAATGAACTGTGGGTTTGAACAAATGTCCTGCACACATTGAACAGGGTAGAATACTTTGTTATGACAGGCATGTTAAAAGGACTAGCATACACTCAttaaatggacacacacatatgaagtACAAAACATTTAGTGGTAAAAATCTTTTAATATATATAACCCAGGGGAAagatcttttttaaatgagttaatTTGTCTTGTCCAGACCATTAACTTGTGAGGACCATTGACTTGTGAGGATAATTGTCTTGTCCAAGACAATTGACATATGAACAGACCATTGACTTCTGAAGACAATTGACTTATCCAGACCATTGACATGTGAGAACAACTTACCTTTGAGGACAACTGGGGTTTGCTTTAAAATACGtgattacattttccattaaacatTGCCATTTGACAGGTAACCTTTCATTTACAATTgcaatataaaacacaaataacttttttaaggcaaaggTCTGTGGGACATCAGTGCAGTGGTTTACATTTCATGCAGCCATCTCCATTTCTCTGTAACACCTTTCAGTGGTTCTCTCAACACAGTACATTTGCTTAATCGGGAAAGGTTACTTTATTCATTTGACTTTGTGCATGAAGAGGTTCAGATGGTCAGCATTGTTATTGTCATTCCTTGTGTAGATTCCTGCCAGGTTTGACTGACATGCGGGAAAAGATTTGTTTGACGAGTGAATCGGGGCACATGATTCATTTgcagtgcatttatttgtatccTCAGGCAGAGATTTAGAGCGGAGACAGTGGTATTTAGACCGGTATAACAGGGGTCAGTGGATGTTTTGCTAGCCAGCACCCCAGGGCGTGAATACAATCCTCtacaccagtggttctcaaGCTCGTTCCTTGGGGACCCCTGggcatgctggttttcattccaacctcaacagcaatcccagaattttaacaagctgttaatttctCTTAATTAggtgtgtggtggggtgggtgtggtttgagcggctgcagagagagagtgtgagaggagcggctctcggatccttcgtcacaactgtcagctggaggtaatcagtgccgataattgttaattgtttaattgcactgattgcctctgattgctttcaacagtgagcctggggtttttaaaaggaagaccGGAAGCCGGAGCGAGGAGGGCCGATGACAAGACGGCTACGGAACCGTGTTGTATGTGAAATTGTCTGTAAAAGACGTGTGAGAATAAAAGAGCACGGCAGTGCTAATTACGGAAACGgttgtctcccgtgagtgtgttttaaccaggaggggtggcactcacttgccacaagGTGCTTTCCATGTTTTAGAGCTGAGGTTCCAGAAAGAGCCAGTGTAGGTTCACACATCTGATTCTACaaatcaatcactagagtcattgctatgcaccttgattagtagaatcaggatcaggtgtgtgcacccacactggatAAGACTGGAGACATCAGGTGACACACAGCAAAAAGAGGGGTCAGTTATATTTCAGCTCAGTCAATACAGGAACTCAACTGAACTCCCATTCAGTCATTAGAAAAATTCTCAGAATATTACACCCATTTAACAATTCATGAACTGAACTGTTAGAAATCCCCAAATCCTGATTCTTAGTATAAACTGCGATTCATAACTAAAGACCATTCATCATAGCATCCCTTGATGCCGAAAAGGCGTTTGACATGGTAGATTGGTCCTTTCTCTTCACCTCCCTTAATCACTTTGGATTCCGGCCATATTTCACCAATTAGGTTAAAACACTATACAGTTCACCCACTGCACGTTATAACCAATGGACTTATATCAAAACCATTTCAATTACAAAGATGTACCCGACAAGGATGCCCACTATCCCCACTACTGTTTGCACTTTTCATTGAACCCCTGGCTGCTTCCATTAGGCAATGTGCGCGTATCTCAGGCATTCAATCAAAGTCACACCACCAGTCTGTATGCCGATGACATCCTGTTATACATTACAAACCCCTTATCCTCACTTCCATCAGACCATAATCTGGTCAGTAATTATAGGGTGTCTGGCTACTTCATCAACTGGACAAAATCCGAGATTCTGCCTTTAACCAAACTCAAATGGGATGCTGAGGTTGGGGACCACCCCGTCTTCAAACGAATAGCAAACTCTATTACATACCTTGGAATCCACATCTCtccaaatttaaatgaattattcaaaCTCAACTATACCCCCCTACAACAAGAAATAAAAGACAATCtgtaaatatggaataaattaCCACTATCTTTAATTGGCCAAATTTCCACCGTTAAAATGAACATCctcccaaaaataaattaccTCCTTGCCATGACCCGTCACCCCACCCTCAGGCTGGTTCTCCTCTCTGAATATTGCAGTCACAAAATTCTActggaaaaaccaaaaaccacaAATTAAACTATCTACCCTCCAAAAGCTTAAACAACATGGAGGACTTGGGGCCCCAAATTTCTTCCACTATTTCCTGTCACACCAAATACTGTACATCCGCCACTGGACAAATAACACCAATCCACCTTGACTAGAATTCGAAAATAGTTCAAGAATTGGGCATCAAAAATCTCCCATTTATAGATAAATCCATAAAAACTCATACctattacaaaaacaacaacactatCAACACCACCCTAACCACTTGGTGGAGGTCAAATGAAATTCTCCATCACAGCCTCTCACCATCTATCCATACTCCATTATGGCATAACCGCATGTTTTTCATCAATAACAAACCCTTTATTTTCGCAACCTGGATTGGGAGAGGAGTAACCAGCCTGGGACAGTTACTcaataggggcgacatagctcaggaggtaagaccgattgtctggcagtcggagggttgccggttcaaaccccgccctcggcatgtcgaagtgtccttgagcaagacacctaacccctaagccctaactgctctggcgaatgagaggcatcaattgtaaagcgctttggataaaagcgctatataaatgcagtccatttaccaataGTGGCTTGCTCGTGACCTTCGAccacatccaaaaaaaatataacatacCGTACCACTGCTACTTCCAGTATATCCAGTTAAAAGAAGTCATAATGAGAAACATCAACACTAGAAACTTTAACagtcacagccccccccccccccccccaatctaaAGCTACAATCACTTAAACCTCAAAAAATGTTATCCCAAATATACAAACTCCTAGCATCCAAGACAGAACAATATCAATCCCTACAGATAAATGGACCACAGACATAAATAACCTaccaatattacattacaggcattcagcagacgctcttatccagagcgacttacacaactttttacatagcactttacattgtatccatttatacaactggatatatactgaagcaggttaagtaccttgctcaagggtacaacggcagtgtccttacccgggaatcgaacctgcgacctttcggttacaagcgcagttctttacccactgtgccacactccgtcccacaCTCCAATAGATAGCAATTGGCAAAGCATATGCaataacacattttctatgacatGCAATTCCAAAACCCAACTAATACAGTATAAAGTCCTTCATATAACCCATGTTACCACCCACAAACTTTACCGCATGGGCTTCAGCCAAAATAATACATGTTCATATTGTCCAACCTCaatgcacgaaagcgcattgtagttttttcagGTAGgctatttcatccagtcaatttaatttcatctaacgttacacttgattcactcattagctccgctagataatgtcttactctttgagatcatgtagtaggaataaaataagaaaataattaatttactgagaatagatactaagaaataacaAATTAGtaacaataatattcataaaaatacatgtttgaaactggaaaacttattttttaaaattatttttttatagatggctggaaaagaaaggagtaaaagcaaggtgtggagttattttgatttcacacacttaaagatggtgttgatatatatttaatttaatatcatcttttacatttttttatctaaaaagttctttgtatgtttatttttatttgtttgcttgtatgttcttaaatatagaaactttaataaaataagtttttaaaattgatttgaaaatgttgcactttgacaaaatatcggtcaataTTAACGTTCACTTACGGTATCTAGGGAAGCTGTCCACATCAGATGATCGCCATCGCAGTGCCAACACAGTCTATAATTCGTCGTGTTTTTTCGACAAACCCTCAGGTAAAGTTTGAACAACCTTTTCAAACATCTGTTTTGGGTGGTTACTGCAATTGGATTCACTCTTGTTAACcaagtttttagtttttagctAAAACTCCAGTTCATTCTCATGCTAAACCACTACGGATGTAATATTTTCGGCCACAACGTGGGACGCAATGGAGCCGTGGCGCTATTTTCCAGTTTTGCGCTGGATGCAATGAGATGACGTCGAGACGTGTCCTGCcctatttttttacagtctctggtcctGCCTGTCAACAGAGCGAGCGGGATTGAGAGAGTGAGGCGACGAACTGAAGTGATTTTGAGGagattgagttttttttttttaatcgcatttaatttgaaaaggtTGTTCAAACTTTACCTGAGGGTTTGTCGAAAAAACAGGCAGAAGGTCATAACAATGAAAAGTCCATAAACATAGGCGAAGGTACCAAAAGCAAAGTCCAAAAAATCGGAATCCAAAAAGTCAGGAAAAATGGTCAAAAGCACTTAGAACAAACACCAAGACTACTACACAAACAGCAAGTTCAAACTCGAAGACTGAGTACTTGAGAACAAAAGGACAGGGCTTAAATACACAACTTAAAGACACAGGTGATATTAACAATGAATTACAGGTAAGACTCATTACGCAACACACTGGGAAATTTCCAGAACCTTGGTGAGTCCCAGAGAGAAAGTGTGGGGGCTGTGTCTTCCTCTGGTGGCTCACAGAGGGAAAGACAGGAAACCTCACATGACCTGACAAGAGGACATTACAACGAGcgtccaaataaacaaaataagtaatATAATCAGCGTTGTTGAGGATGTTGATGATGCTGAGGGCTGTGATACCAGGGGATGTACCTATCATAATAAATTGgctattataatattattattactactacatTTCTTTGACGCCAATCGCGTATGCCTGTAACAGCAGTTAGCCAATgcaaagttagctagctagttcgtTAACTAACTGCCTAGACTAGCCAACTAGACTAGCTACAGGATATCTTTTCATCGACAAATTAATTATAGACATAGGTACAGATTTCAAATGAGCACTCAGTTGTGGCGCCGTGGTATGCCAGTTGCTCATTACATATTCGACACTGAGCCTTTTCCTGTCAACGGTAATTTTGAAGTGTTTCCACACAGCCGATTTCTTCGCAGTTGCCATTGTGCTAATGGACACGTGGACTGAAGCGTTTGTAGAGTGAGTGACGCACGTTGCGTGctctgtctttttattttaggtTATCTAAACTTATCctaaaattacaaataataataaaattaatcatCCGGATCCTGAATTGAGATTCTAATAGGCCTACCAATATACCGAACGAATTCCGAACCATTCGAACGTTTGGGGCCAGCCCTATGACGAACATGGTGAAAGGTTTCACCAGGACATTGCGACCATGGAAAAGCGGTATCAGGGCAAATGGAATCCATCAACGCTGGCCGACTATTGTTGGACACGAGAGGCATCAGATATAGAGTACAAACGAAAATCAGCGGCAAAACATTTTAGGTCAGTTGAACTAACGCAATGTGTCAGCATCATTATACGATTAAACATGCTAAATTCAATAAGTTAACTCAATGTTTCTCCAACTTCCTACGTGATACAGCACATCTGAAATTATCTTTGTTCAGCTTTGTGTTCAGCTTTAAGTTGTCTAtcataatcctttttttttccaggaagcAAACCTTTTGAAAAGGTTTGTTAAAGAGAGAAAATTGTTGTCCAGTGATTCTTttctacttttatttattttcctaccaattttttttcctctcttctctaaCAAACctacaagaaaaaac is a window from the Anguilla anguilla isolate fAngAng1 chromosome 14, fAngAng1.pri, whole genome shotgun sequence genome containing:
- the LOC118212878 gene encoding calpain-2 catalytic subunit-like, with the translated sequence MASNATHVSRRKARDNAKVTNERAILFNKQDFKKLQAQSLKCGKLFCDDTFPAQPESLGYNQLGRDSPKTRGLVWKRPTDICSNPQFIVNEARRTDICQGELGDCWLLAAIASLTLNQDILARVVPSGQSFQENYAGIFHFQFWQFGKWVDVVIDDMLPTRDGKLLFVQSAERLEFWSALLEKAYAKVNGSYEALSGGSYTEGFEDLTGGISEVYMLDTAPPFLFKIIQKALHRGSLLGCTITKTSADKTEARTQHKLVEDHVYSLITAEEVHLRGTPVQLVRIRNPWGEVEWNGPWSDDSEEWGGVRQDEKEKLKNSAKDGEFWMAYSDFVKQYSKLEICNLTPDTLTSTQVGRWNHCQFEGTWRVGSTAGGCRNYQDTFCTNPQFRIRLDAVDKDPHDGKNSCSFLVGLMQKDCRKERRDFNSIGFAIYKIPDEYKGRSNVLLGPDVLLRQRAVANISTFTKKREVCDRFKLPLGEYAIVPSTFEPNKKGSFILRVFF